One Thermicanus aegyptius DSM 12793 DNA segment encodes these proteins:
- a CDS encoding septum site-determining protein MinC — MTMTRQHILIKGNKEGLQFLMDEHCSYQELLEELEQKIRVSHARFLQGPLTHVSLYFGNRYLGPEEKERIIRLIEQAGNLIVKEVYTDVLSKEEVEGLLEKKSLKIEVGIVRSGQILESEQDILVLGDVNPGGWVVSHGNIYVLGSLKGIAHAGKNGDKGKIIAASLFKPMQLRIADVIVEEFPIREEGEEMKFAYLEDGLIKLARIQLLKQLRPHHIEEARRNR, encoded by the coding sequence ATGACCATGACCAGACAGCATATACTCATCAAAGGAAATAAAGAGGGGCTTCAATTCCTGATGGATGAACACTGCTCCTATCAGGAACTTCTTGAGGAATTGGAACAAAAGATCCGGGTGAGCCATGCCCGGTTCCTCCAGGGCCCTTTAACCCACGTATCCCTCTATTTTGGGAACCGCTATCTCGGACCGGAAGAGAAAGAGAGGATCATCCGTCTCATCGAACAGGCAGGAAACCTGATCGTGAAGGAGGTTTATACCGACGTCCTCTCTAAAGAGGAAGTGGAGGGGCTCCTGGAGAAAAAGTCCCTGAAGATCGAAGTGGGGATCGTCCGCTCCGGCCAAATCCTGGAGAGCGAACAGGACATTTTGGTCTTAGGGGATGTAAACCCGGGCGGTTGGGTGGTCTCCCATGGAAACATCTATGTGTTAGGCTCCCTAAAAGGAATCGCCCATGCCGGCAAAAACGGGGATAAAGGGAAGATCATCGCCGCAAGCCTCTTTAAGCCGATGCAGCTTCGCATCGCCGATGTGATCGTGGAGGAGTTTCCGATTCGGGAGGAAGGGGAGGAGATGAAGTTCGCCTACCTGGAGGATGGGCTGATCAAATTGGCGCGGATTCAATTACTAAAACAGTTACGACCTCATCATATAGAAGAAGCAAGGAGGAATCGGTGA
- the minD gene encoding septum site-determining protein MinD: MGEAIVITSGKGGVGKTTSSANIGTALAMLGKKVCMIDTDIGLRNLDVLMGLENRIIFDLVDVVEGRCRLEQAIVRDKHFEDRLVMLPAAQTKDKSAVTPDQMKKLVEKLKPSYDYILLDSPAGIEQGFNNAVAGADQAIVVTTPEVSSIRDADRVIGILEKRGLSSPKLIINRIRPHMTKKLEQVGVDEIVQILGIDLLGIVPDDEAIIKMTNEGVPTVMDPHSRASQAYRNIARRILGETVPLMRLEAKESVFGKMKKMFGL; this comes from the coding sequence ATGGGGGAAGCGATCGTTATCACCTCAGGGAAAGGCGGAGTGGGAAAGACCACCTCTTCTGCCAATATTGGAACGGCCCTAGCCATGTTGGGAAAAAAAGTATGCATGATCGATACAGATATCGGCCTTAGAAACTTGGATGTTCTCATGGGACTGGAAAATCGGATCATCTTCGACCTTGTCGATGTGGTGGAAGGTCGTTGCCGCTTGGAACAAGCCATTGTCCGGGACAAACATTTTGAGGACCGGTTGGTGATGCTCCCCGCTGCCCAAACGAAAGATAAGAGTGCGGTGACTCCGGACCAGATGAAGAAACTGGTGGAGAAATTAAAGCCTTCCTATGATTATATCCTCCTAGATTCGCCGGCGGGAATTGAGCAAGGGTTTAATAATGCTGTCGCCGGCGCCGATCAGGCCATCGTCGTTACCACCCCGGAGGTCTCCTCCATTCGAGATGCCGACCGGGTGATCGGGATTTTAGAGAAGAGGGGGCTTTCTTCTCCCAAGCTGATCATTAACCGCATCCGCCCCCACATGACGAAAAAGCTGGAACAGGTTGGAGTCGATGAGATCGTCCAGATTTTAGGCATTGACCTTTTGGGCATTGTGCCCGATGATGAAGCGATCATCAAGATGACCAATGAAGGGGTGCCCACCGTCATGGATCCCCATTCCCGTGCTTCCCAGGCTTACCGAAACATCGCCCGCCGCATCCTGGGAGAGACCGTCCCCCTCATGCGACTTGAGGCGAAAGAGTCGGTCTTTGGGAAGATGAAG